GGTTTCGCCAAGGGCTCGATTCGTCGCGTCAGGTCGAGTGGGGCCGCCAGTCGCCAGCCGTTTTGACGCATCAAGCCTAGAGTCCCTCGTGCTCGGTCGACGCCACGGCTCCTGGCCGATGCAGGGCCGTGTGCAGCGTGTGCCAGGCCAGGCTCGCGCACTTGACGCGCGCCGGGAACTCCGCGACGCCGGCGAACACCATCAGCTTGCCCAGCCCCTCGTCGGGCGGCGTCCCCGGGGGCGAGGTCACCATCCGGTGGAACGCCTCGAACAGGTCGTCGGCTTCGGCCAGCGTGCGGCCCTTCACGCTGGCGGTCATCATCGACGCCGACGCCTTCGAAATCGCGCAGCCCGAGCCGTCGAAACGGATGTCGGCGATGCGCTCGCCCTCGAGGCGCAGGTACAGCGTCAGGCGATCGCCGCAGAGCGGGTTGTGGCCGTCGGCGCGTCGGTCGGCCGGGTCGAGCGTGCCGAAGTTCCTCGGCCGCTTGTTGTGGTCGAGGATCACTTCCTGGTAGAGATCGCGCAGGTCCGACATCGTTCGATTGTGCGTCGACGGCCGCCCCGCCGTAAAGTGTCTCGACCCTCGCGAACGCCCGTCCTGCCTATCCGAAGAGCTCGCGTACCGTGCGCAGCGCCGCTACCGCCCGGTCGACGTCGTCTCGCGTGTTGTAGATCCCGAACGAGATCCGTGCCGTGGCCGGAATGCCGAACCGATCCATGACCGGCTGCGCGCAGTGCTGCCCGGTGCGGATGGCCACGCCCTCGCGATCGAGGATCGTGCCGACGTCGTGCGGATGCACGCCGTCGAGCACGAACGACACGAGCCCCGCGCGGTGACGCGCCTCGCCCACGAGCCGCACGCCGGGCACCTCGCGCAGCCGCGAGGTCGTGTAGTCCAGCAGGTCGTGCTCGTGCGCCTCGACGGCCCGCATATCGAACCGGCCCAGGAAATCCACCGCCGCGCCGAAGCCAACCACCCCGGCGATGTTCGGCGTGCCGGCCTCGAACTTGTACGGCAGCGTGTTGTACGTGGTCTTCTCGAAGGTGACCGACGCGATCATGTCTCCGCCGCCCTGGTAGGGCGGCATGGCGTCGAGCAGGGCCGCCTTGCCGTACAGCGCCCCGATACCGGTCGGGCCGTACATCTTGTGGGCCGAGAAGGCGAGGAAGTCGCAGCCGAGCCGCTGCACGTCGACGGCCAGGTGCGGCACGGCCTGCGCGCCATCGACCAGGACGGGCACGCCCCGCTCGTGCGCGAGCGCCACCAGGCGCTCGACGGGATTGACCGTGCCGAGAGCGTTCGACACGTGAATCACCGACACGAACTTCGTGCGCGCCGACAGCAGGCTGGCGAACCGGTCGACGTCGAGCTCGCCACGGTCGTCGATTGGGGCCACCTTCAGGCGGGCGCCGGTCTGCTCGCAGACGATCTGCCACGGGACGATGTTCGAGTGGTGCTCCATCCAGGTGATGAGCACTTCGTCGCCGGGCCGCAGGTTGGTCCGGCCCCAGCTCTGCGCCACGAGGTTGATGGCCTCGGTGCAGCCGCGCGTGAAGATGATCTCGCTCGAGTCGGCCGCGCCGACGAGGTGCTGCACCTTGCTCCTGGCGACCTCGTAGGCCTTAGTGGCCCGTTCGCTGAGCAGGTGTGTCGCGCGGTGGATGTTCGCGTTGTCCGATTCGTAGTAGCGGCTCTGCGCGTCGATCACCGACTGCGGCTTCTGCGTGGTGTTGGCGCTGTCGAGGTAGACGAGCGGCCGACCGTGGACTTGCTGCTTCAGGATCGGGAACTCGGCCCGGATGGCCGCCACGTCGATCGTCGGGGTCTGAGAGTGTGCGGCCATCACGGTCCTGGGGGCCGAGACCGGTGCCGATGGGGGCTCCGGCACCGGTCCCGGAAAGCGTTCACCTGGCGGGCGTCAGACGACCGCCTCTCCCGGCAGCTGCCCGAGCAGCGTGTCCTCGAGCGCGGCCCGCAGCGGCTCGACCTTCACCCGGTCGATGATGTCGCTCGCGAAGGCGTGGACGAGGATGGCGCGGGCCTCGTCGCGGCCGATGCCGCGCGCCCGCAGGTAGAACAGGGCCTCGTCGTCGAGCTGGCCGACCGTCGCGCCGTGCGTGCACTTGACGTCGTCGGCGAAGATCTCGAGCTGGGGCTTCGTGTTGATCGTCGCATCGTCCGACAGCAGCAGCACCTGGTTCGTCTGCTTCGCGTCGGTCTTCTGCGCGTCCTGTCGCACGAAGATCTTGCCGTTGAACACGCCGCGGGACGACCCGTCGAGCATGCCCTTGTAGATCTCGTGGCTCTCGCAGTGCGGCTTGGCGTGGTCGATCGCCGTGTGGTTGGCGATGAGCCGGTCGCCGCTGCCGAGATAGAGGCCGTTGAGCGTGCACTCGATGCCGGACGCATCGAGCACGGCCCCCACGTCGTTGCGCACCAGCCGGCCGCCGAAGACGATGTTCTGCTGGGCGAACACCGCATCGCGCTCGAGGTAGATGCCCGTGTTCGAGACGTGATACGCCTCGAGGCTCTCGCGCTGCACGCGGTAGTGCTCGACCCGGGCGTGCTCGCCGACGACGAACTCGGTGACGGCATTGGTGAAGTAGATCTCGCCGGCGCCACCGCCATAACTCTCGATCACGGTCGCCTGGCTGTTGTCGCCCGCGACCACCAGGGTGCGCGGGTGCGTCACGAGCGGCTCGGGCGCCGACGTGACGTACAGCACGTGGATCGGCTCGGAGACGACGGCGTTCGCGGGGAGGTAGATCACCGCGCCGTCCTCCACGAGCGCGGTGTTGAGCGCGCAGAACGCGTGACTTCCGTCCCTCGTGCACCGCGTCAGATACGGGTCGACGATGCCCGGGTCGAGCTCCAGGAAGTCGGCGAGGCTGCCCACCTGCGCGCCGGCGGGCAGCGCGCGGAAGCTGGAGAGCTCGCGCGAGAACCGGCCGTTCACGAACGTGAGCAGCGTGCACGACAGCCGTCGCACCGCAAATGGCGCGACCATCGCCTTCGAGACTTCGACGGGGACGTCGCCGGCCGCGCGAAACGGCGTGTTGGCAATCGGCGCGACGCTCGTGAACCGCCAGTCCTCGTCGCGGGTGGTTGGGAACCCCAGCTCACCGAACCGCTGAATGGCGGCCTTCCTGATCGTCTGGAGCCAGGCCGGCTCGGCCGACGCGCGGCGCCGGCCGAGTTCCTCGAACCGTGCCACGTACAGGTCCTGCGCTTCCGCTACCGTCATCGCGTGCTCCTACGCGCGGACCGAGGCGCCCTCGGCCTCGATCCAGCCGTAGCCCTTCTCTTCGAGCTCCAGGGCCAGCTCCTTGCCGCCCGACTTGACGATGCGCCCCTCCGAGAGCACGTGCACGAAGTCGGGAACGATGTAGTTCAGCAGCCGCTGGTAGTGGGTGACGACCACGATGGCCCGTTCGGGGCCGCGGAGCGCGTTGACCCCGCCGGCGACCACCTTGAGGGCGTCGATGTCGAGGCCGGAGTCGGTCTCGTCGAGAATCGCCAGCGTCGGCTCGAGCACGGCCATCTGGAAGATCTCGTTGCGCTTCTTCTCCCCTCCGGAGAAGCCCTCGTTCACCGCACGGTTCAGGAACGACGCGTCCATGTCGAGCAGCTTGATCTTCGAGCGGACGAGCGTCATGAACTCCATCGCGTCGAGCTCCTCCTCGCCGCGATGCTTGCGGATGGCGTTGAGGGCCGCCTTCAGGAAGTAGGCGTTGTTGACGCCCGGAATCTCCACCGGGTACTGGAAGGCCAGGAACAGACCCTCGCGGGCCCGCTCCTCGGGATCCATCTCGACGAGATCGTGGCCGTTGTAGCGGACCTCGCCCCCGGTGACCTCGTACTCGCCGCGTCCGGCGAGCACGCCGGCCAGCGTGCTCTTCCCCGACCCGTTCGGGCCCATGATGGCATGCACCTCGCCCTTGTTCACGGTGAGGTCGATTCCGCGCAGGATGTCCTTGTCCTCCACGCGCGCCTGGAGGTTCCTGATCTCGAGCATCGTCTGATCGTCTCTTCCTGGTGGCGGGCCGCGCCCGCGACGTCCGTTTCTCTCGTCCCTAGCCGACGCTGCCCTCGAGACTCACGCCGAGCAGCTTCTGCGCCTCGACCGCGAACTCCATCGGCAGCTCCCTGAAGACTTCCTTGCAGAAGCCGTTCACGATCATGTTCACCGCATCCTCGGTCGAGAGCCCGCGCTGGCGGCAGTAGAAGATCTGGTCCTCGCCGATCTTCGACGTCGACGCCTCGTGCTCGACCGTGGACGAGGTGTTCTTCACCTCGATGTACGGGAACGTGTGCGCGCCGCAGCGGTCGCCGATGAGCAGCGAGTCGCACTGCGAGTAGTTGCGCGAGCCCGCCGCGCCCTTCGAGATCTTCACGAGCCCGCGATAGGTGTTCTGGCCGTTGCCCGCCGAGATGCCCTTGCTGACGATCGTGCTCCGGGTGTTCTTCCCGAGGTGGATCATCTTCGTCCCGGTGTCGGCCTGCTGCTTGTTGTTGGTCACGGCCACCGAGTAGAACTCGCCCACGGCGTTGTCGCCCTGCAGGATGCAGCTCGGGTACTTCCAGGTGATGGCCGAGCCCGTCTCGACCTGCGTCCACGTGATCTTCGCGTTCGCCATCGCCCTGCCGCGTTTCGTGACGAAGTTGTAGATCCCGCCGACGCCGTCCTTGTTCCCCGGATACCAGTTCTGCACCGTCGAGTACTTGATCGTCGCGCCGTCGAGGGCGACGAGCTCGACGACCGCCGCGTGCAGCTGGTTCTCGTCGCGGATGGGCGCCGTGCAGCCCTCGAGGTAGCTGACGATGGCCCCCTCGTCGGCGACGAGCAGCGTGCGCTCGAACTGGCCGGTCTCCTTCGCGTTGATGCGGAAGTAGGTCGACAGCTCCATCGGGCAGCGCACGCCCTTCGGCACGTAGCAGAACGACCCGTCGCTGAACACCGCCGAGTTGAGCGCTGCGTAGAAGTTGTCGGTGTGCGGCACCACCGAACCGAGGTACTTGCGCACGAGATCCGGATGCTCCTGCACCGCCTCGCTGAAGGAGCAGAAGATGATGCCGAGCTCGCGCAGCTTGTCCTTGAAGGTCGTCGCCACCGAGACCGAGTCGAACACCGCGTCGACCGCCACGCCCGCGAGCAGCTTCTGCTCCTCGAGCGGGATACCGAGCTTCTCGAACGTCGCGCGGATGTCGGGGTCGACCTCGTCGAGGCTCGAGAGCTGCGTCTTCGGCTTCGGCGCCGCGTAATAGAAGATGTTCTGGAACTCGACCGGGGGATAGTGCACGTTGTGCCACGTCGGCTCGGTCATCCCCTGCCAGGCGCGAAAGGCCTTCAGCCGCCACTCGAGCAGCCACTCGGGCTCGCGCTTCTTCGACGAGATCAGCCGGACGATGTCCTCGTTCAGGCCACGGGGCACCGTTTCCATCTCGATGTCGGTGACGAAGCCGTACTTGTACTCCTTGGTGGCCAGTTCTTCGATGGTCTGCGTGGAGGTGCTCATGACGCTCCTGGCGGATCGGCCTCGAGGGCCCCATTCCGCGGAATCTCGCCCCGGCTCCGGTGCCGCCCCGCCCGCGCGGACGTCACCTGGCCGCCATAGTCCGACCAAAACGGTCGGCGTTGCAAGCACCCAATATACGACCTTTGAGGTCGGAGATCAAGGCCGGCGATAGGGGGGCTGCGGTGCCAGCCGCTGCCGAGCCAGGGCGAGCCCCCGGGTCGCGTCGGCCCTGAGCTCGACCGGCGCGGCGGTGGCCGCGGCGACGACTGGCGCGTAACGACGCACGAGGGCCACCCCTTCGTCGGCCGACCCGGCGGCGAGCAGCGCCCGCCCCAGAACGAGGTGCGCCTCGGCGATGCGCCAATCTCCTTCAGGCAGAGCGGCCGCCCGCGCGGCGACGGCCTCACGCAACGAGGCGATGACCTCCTCCGCACGGCCCAGATCGGTCAGCACGCGCCCGCGGGCCACCTTGACACTGACGACGTTGGCATGGTGCTCCGGGAGGGTTCGGCGCATCGTGTCGAGGGCGGCCTCGTGCTCGCGTCGAGCGTCGTGGAGTTGGCCTCGCGCGTGGAGCAGTCGTCCAAGCTGGTACCGGGTGACGGCCGTCTGGGCGTGGTCCTCGCCGAGCTGCTCGCGCCGAATTGACAGGGCCTCGCGCAGCAGCGTCTCGGCAGCGCCGAGCCGCCCGCGGCCGAGCTCGAGGCGGCCGAGGTTGTTGAGGGCCGTCGCGACGCTGACGTGGCGCGGGCCTCTCACCTTCTGCCGGATCTCGAGCGAACGCCGAAAGAGCGGCTCGGCCTCGTCGAAGCGGCCCATGTCCTCGAGCAGCGATGCCAGGTTGTTGCGGGCGACCGCCTCGTCCAACGAGTCGGGCAACTGCCGGCTCTCCGACTCGAGCACCGTGCGATAGAGCGGTTCGGCTTCCCCGAACCGGCCCTGGTCGTGTACGAGGTTGGCGAGTTCGTTGAGGCTGTCGATCGTGCGCGGGTGGGTGGGTCCGAGCATTCGGGTCCGGAGGTCGAGCGCTTCGCGGATCACGGGCTCGGCCTCGGCGAGGGCCCCCTTGCGGAGCAGCAGCGCCCCGAGCTGGGTGAGCGCCGAAGCGAGCGACGGGTGCGGGGGGCGGTCGTCGCCGGCCGTTTGCGCCCGGAAGATGTCGACCGCCTCTCTGGCCGCGAGCTCCGCTTCGTCGAGACGACCGCGCTGACGCAAGACGATGCCGAGGTTCATGAGGCTGTTGCCGACGAGCCTCTGCTGCTCGCCCGTCGCGTGCCGACGGCGAAGGGCCAGCGCCTCGAGCTGGAGGCGCTCGGCCTCTTCGAACTCGCCGAGCTCCTGGGCGACGAGCGCCAGGTGGTTCAGCGTCGACGCGAGGCGCAATCCCTCTTCGCCGCCGGCCCTTCGCCACTCGAGCGCGGCCGCGTGCGCGGCGCCTGCCCGCTCGAGGTCGCCCTTGTAGCGGGCGACGTCGCCGATCTCGTCGAGCACGTCGGCCAGACGCGCCGGGTCGGCTGCCAGCGACTCGGTGGCCTGCCGCGCGCGTTGCTGCAGCGCGAGGGCCTGGTCGTAGAGTCCCAGCTGCTTGTAGGCGATCCCCATCGTGTGGAGCAGCCGCGCCTGCACCTCGGGCTCGCCCGCGAGGTCGGTCGCGATGGTCGCCGCGCCCCGGTCGAGCAGCTCGCGGGCCGTCACCGTTTCGCCGCGGGCCTCGGTCGGATCGGCGACGGCGAAGATGCTGGTGAGGAACTCGCTGACGCGCCTGGCCGTTTCCGCCTCCTGCCGTGCCCGGTCGCGCTCGCGCGCGACTCGTGCCGACTGGACGAGGGTCGTGCCGGTGAAGGCCACCAGCACGAGAAGGGCCGCCGCCGACAGCCCGACCCCGAGCGCGTGCCTCGCGACGAACTTGCCGGTGCGGTACGACCACGACTGGCCGCGCGCGAGCACGGGCTCGCCCCGCAGGAACCGTCGTAGGTCGTCGGCGAAGTGCTCGACCGACGCGTAGCGCCGGTCGGGGTCTTTCTCGATGGCCTTGAGGACGATGTTGTCGAGGTCGCCGGCGATGTGTCGTCGGAGCCGGTCGGCCGTCGTCCGTCTCGTGCGCGCGATGTCGTCGATCGCCGGCCCGTCAGTCCCGGTCGCAGCGCGCAGCCGCCCCCGTCGGTCCGTGACGGCCGTACTCGGACGCGTCGGCTCCTGATCGCGAAAAGCCCGGGCGATCTCCTCCTGCGTGCCGCGGGTGAATCGCCGCGGCCGCCGGCCGGCGAGCAGCTCGTACAGCATCACGCCCAGTGCGTAGACGTCGGTCCGCGTGTCGACGTCCGCGGCAACCACCCCGGCCTGCTCGGGACTCATGTAGTCGGGCGTCCCGATGACCTGTCCCTCGCGCGTCAGCTCGACCTCTCCGGCGAGCGGTTCGTGCAGGGCCTTCGCGATGCCGAAGTCGATCACTTTCGGCGCGGGCTCGCCGTCGTGCGTGCCGACGAGCACGTTCGAGGGCTTCAGGTCGCGGTGGACGATGCCCTTCTGGTGGGCGTGCTGGACGGCGTGCGCGACGCGGATGGCGAGGGCGACCCGCTGGCGGACGTCGAGGCAACGATCGTCGCAGTACTCGGTGATTGGCTGCCCGTCGACCAGTTCCATCACGAAGAACGGCCGGCCGTCGGCGGAGGCCCCGGCGTCGTAGACGCGAGCGATCCCTGGATGGTCCATCCGCGCGAGGGCCTGGCGCTCGGAGGCGAACCGCGCAACGACGCGCTCGGTGTCGAGCCCCCGGCGGACGAGCTTCAGGGCTACCTCGCGGCGGATCGGCCGCTCCTGCCGGGCGCGGTACACCACGCCCATGCCGCCTTCGCCGACGACACCCACCAGGGTATACGGGCCAATGGACTCGCCGAGGGCGGCGGCGGCGTCCGACGGCCCCCCGGTGCGCTCCGTGGCGAGCGGATCGAGCCGGCGGAGCACCTCGCCGCTCTCGAGCAGCGACGGCGCCTCGTCTTCGAAGGCGAGCAGCGACTCGACCTCGTCGCGCAACTCGGCATCGCCGCCGCAGGCCTCGTCGAGGAAGGCGCGCCGTGCCTGGCCCTGGCGTGCACGGGCCTCGAGAACCAGCGACTTCACGCGCTCGAAGCGGCTTTCTGCGGTCATCGAGGGGTCGGGTGTGCCTCGGCCGGGAGCTGCCGGGTGCGCGCCGCCGCCGCCGACGTGGCGACCCGATGGGAGGTATCGGGAAGGGTAACATAGCCGTCGCATGTCGGCACCCGATCCCCGTACCGTGACCGAGCTCCTCAGGAAGTACTCGCCCGCGGACCCGGGGAGCGGCGAGCGGCTGTTTGCCGCCATCTACCCCGAACTGCGACGCCTGGCGCGCGCGCTGATGCGACGCGAGCGCGCCGGCCACACGCTGCAGCCGACCGAACTGGTGCACGACGTGTTCCTCAGGCTCGTCGACCAGACGGTGATCGCCTCCTCCGACCGCGCCCGGTTCCTCGGCATCGCCGCGCGGGCCATGCGGCAGGTCCTGGTCGACCACGCCAGGCGGCGTGACGCCATCAAGCGCGGACGCGGCGTCGAACGCGTGACCTTCGACGAGGCGCTCGGCCACGGGCTCGCCGACCCGGCCGAGATCATCGCG
This region of Acidobacteriota bacterium genomic DNA includes:
- a CDS encoding serine/threonine-protein kinase, giving the protein MTAESRFERVKSLVLEARARQGQARRAFLDEACGGDAELRDEVESLLAFEDEAPSLLESGEVLRRLDPLATERTGGPSDAAAALGESIGPYTLVGVVGEGGMGVVYRARQERPIRREVALKLVRRGLDTERVVARFASERQALARMDHPGIARVYDAGASADGRPFFVMELVDGQPITEYCDDRCLDVRQRVALAIRVAHAVQHAHQKGIVHRDLKPSNVLVGTHDGEPAPKVIDFGIAKALHEPLAGEVELTREGQVIGTPDYMSPEQAGVVAADVDTRTDVYALGVMLYELLAGRRPRRFTRGTQEEIARAFRDQEPTRPSTAVTDRRGRLRAATGTDGPAIDDIARTRRTTADRLRRHIAGDLDNIVLKAIEKDPDRRYASVEHFADDLRRFLRGEPVLARGQSWSYRTGKFVARHALGVGLSAAALLVLVAFTGTTLVQSARVARERDRARQEAETARRVSEFLTSIFAVADPTEARGETVTARELLDRGAATIATDLAGEPEVQARLLHTMGIAYKQLGLYDQALALQQRARQATESLAADPARLADVLDEIGDVARYKGDLERAGAAHAAALEWRRAGGEEGLRLASTLNHLALVAQELGEFEEAERLQLEALALRRRHATGEQQRLVGNSLMNLGIVLRQRGRLDEAELAAREAVDIFRAQTAGDDRPPHPSLASALTQLGALLLRKGALAEAEPVIREALDLRTRMLGPTHPRTIDSLNELANLVHDQGRFGEAEPLYRTVLESESRQLPDSLDEAVARNNLASLLEDMGRFDEAEPLFRRSLEIRQKVRGPRHVSVATALNNLGRLELGRGRLGAAETLLREALSIRREQLGEDHAQTAVTRYQLGRLLHARGQLHDARREHEAALDTMRRTLPEHHANVVSVKVARGRVLTDLGRAEEVIASLREAVAARAAALPEGDWRIAEAHLVLGRALLAAGSADEGVALVRRYAPVVAAATAAPVELRADATRGLALARQRLAPQPPYRRP
- a CDS encoding SUF system NifU family Fe-S cluster assembly protein, producing the protein MSDLRDLYQEVILDHNKRPRNFGTLDPADRRADGHNPLCGDRLTLYLRLEGERIADIRFDGSGCAISKASASMMTASVKGRTLAEADDLFEAFHRMVTSPPGTPPDEGLGKLMVFAGVAEFPARVKCASLAWHTLHTALHRPGAVASTEHEGL
- a CDS encoding RNA polymerase subunit sigma-70, which codes for MSAPDPRTVTELLRKYSPADPGSGERLFAAIYPELRRLARALMRRERAGHTLQPTELVHDVFLRLVDQTVIASSDRARFLGIAARAMRQVLVDHARRRDAIKRGRGVERVTFDEALGHGLADPAEIIALDEALSDFAAHDARAARVVELKVFGGLTSQEAADLLGVSKRTVDGDWALARLWIARHLASGRP
- a CDS encoding cysteine desulfurase produces the protein MDVAAIRAEFPILKQQVHGRPLVYLDSANTTQKPQSVIDAQSRYYESDNANIHRATHLLSERATKAYEVARSKVQHLVGAADSSEIIFTRGCTEAINLVAQSWGRTNLRPGDEVLITWMEHHSNIVPWQIVCEQTGARLKVAPIDDRGELDVDRFASLLSARTKFVSVIHVSNALGTVNPVERLVALAHERGVPVLVDGAQAVPHLAVDVQRLGCDFLAFSAHKMYGPTGIGALYGKAALLDAMPPYQGGGDMIASVTFEKTTYNTLPYKFEAGTPNIAGVVGFGAAVDFLGRFDMRAVEAHEHDLLDYTTSRLREVPGVRLVGEARHRAGLVSFVLDGVHPHDVGTILDREGVAIRTGQHCAQPVMDRFGIPATARISFGIYNTRDDVDRAVAALRTVRELFG
- the sufC gene encoding Fe-S cluster assembly ATPase SufC, with translation MLEIRNLQARVEDKDILRGIDLTVNKGEVHAIMGPNGSGKSTLAGVLAGRGEYEVTGGEVRYNGHDLVEMDPEERAREGLFLAFQYPVEIPGVNNAYFLKAALNAIRKHRGEEELDAMEFMTLVRSKIKLLDMDASFLNRAVNEGFSGGEKKRNEIFQMAVLEPTLAILDETDSGLDIDALKVVAGGVNALRGPERAIVVVTHYQRLLNYIVPDFVHVLSEGRIVKSGGKELALELEEKGYGWIEAEGASVRA
- the sufD gene encoding Fe-S cluster assembly protein SufD — protein: MTVAEAQDLYVARFEELGRRRASAEPAWLQTIRKAAIQRFGELGFPTTRDEDWRFTSVAPIANTPFRAAGDVPVEVSKAMVAPFAVRRLSCTLLTFVNGRFSRELSSFRALPAGAQVGSLADFLELDPGIVDPYLTRCTRDGSHAFCALNTALVEDGAVIYLPANAVVSEPIHVLYVTSAPEPLVTHPRTLVVAGDNSQATVIESYGGGAGEIYFTNAVTEFVVGEHARVEHYRVQRESLEAYHVSNTGIYLERDAVFAQQNIVFGGRLVRNDVGAVLDASGIECTLNGLYLGSGDRLIANHTAIDHAKPHCESHEIYKGMLDGSSRGVFNGKIFVRQDAQKTDAKQTNQVLLLSDDATINTKPQLEIFADDVKCTHGATVGQLDDEALFYLRARGIGRDEARAILVHAFASDIIDRVKVEPLRAALEDTLLGQLPGEAVV
- the sufB gene encoding Fe-S cluster assembly protein SufB, which translates into the protein MSTSTQTIEELATKEYKYGFVTDIEMETVPRGLNEDIVRLISSKKREPEWLLEWRLKAFRAWQGMTEPTWHNVHYPPVEFQNIFYYAAPKPKTQLSSLDEVDPDIRATFEKLGIPLEEQKLLAGVAVDAVFDSVSVATTFKDKLRELGIIFCSFSEAVQEHPDLVRKYLGSVVPHTDNFYAALNSAVFSDGSFCYVPKGVRCPMELSTYFRINAKETGQFERTLLVADEGAIVSYLEGCTAPIRDENQLHAAVVELVALDGATIKYSTVQNWYPGNKDGVGGIYNFVTKRGRAMANAKITWTQVETGSAITWKYPSCILQGDNAVGEFYSVAVTNNKQQADTGTKMIHLGKNTRSTIVSKGISAGNGQNTYRGLVKISKGAAGSRNYSQCDSLLIGDRCGAHTFPYIEVKNTSSTVEHEASTSKIGEDQIFYCRQRGLSTEDAVNMIVNGFCKEVFRELPMEFAVEAQKLLGVSLEGSVG